One window of the Pyrus communis chromosome 17, drPyrComm1.1, whole genome shotgun sequence genome contains the following:
- the LOC137723294 gene encoding kinesin-like protein KIN-14I — translation MATEQVLPFSITSVVECVLQEHGSRLSDIDLASRKAEEASLRRYEAARWLRKTVGVVGGKDLPAEPSEEDFRLGLRSGIILCNVLNKVQPGAVPKVVEGPCDSVIIPDGAALSAYQYFENVRNFRVAVEEMGLPTFEASDLEQGGKSARIVNCVLALKSYYEWKQGGGIGSWKYGGALKPPACGKYFLLKNSEPFSRTLSWGEKPHESLSCEDLYEASSSHSLHALVCEVLSDKRQEDIPIIVENLLSKVMEEFEHRLASQGELMKTTSKDMMLSGPDRPLSDCASECASGDMKIEENAASENKEEEIYNHDEGSKSQSRKQITLVDRQQKDIQELKHTLYDTKAGMKLLQMRYRQEFNNLGKHLHGLASAATGYQKVLEENRKLYNQVQDLKGNIRVYCRVRPFLPGQSNRASSYDHIDDRSLKIITPSKYGKEGRKSFTFNKVFGPFSTQEEVFSDTQPLIRSVLDGYNVCIFAYGQTGSGKTFTMTGPKDITEESRGVNYRALSDLFYLSEQRKDTICYEISVQMLEIYNEQVKDLLAVEGSSKRLEIRNSSQNGINVPEANLVPVSSTFDVIYLMNLGHKNRSVSATAMNDRSSRSHSCLTVHVHGRDLTSGSILRGCMHLVDLAGSERVDKSEVTGDRLKEAQHINKSLSALGDVIASLAQKNAHVPYRNSKLTQLLQDSLGGQAKTLMFVHISPEPDALGETLSTLKFAERVSTVELGAARVNKDNADVKELKEQIATLKAALARKESEGARAQLKYSQSMSPERSRIKSAGSSPLHSNWKSTGDLSGASMQAADDFGNTEVRKFSALKPKRRSLDLQDMMTQGRSPPWPPTNNEGLNVKEEADKDSVLSGDWVDKVMVNKHEGANREENLLGSWDMDNRQLPEMFGPSSLPDPPKLYMEPHFGKLTASKEDSPDNEAQRSRNEMANTDDSDDQLDAATSDCSEPDMLWQQNLLKPTCIPNGLGSKAKKTNSRPIRSPETRSMIPSLIPSPSRKPPNGVSQPLHRTASGRIGEGKRRPGSAK, via the exons ATGGCGACGGAGCAAGTGTTGCCGTTCTCCATAACTTCTGTGGTTGAATGCGTTCTTCAGGAGCATGGCAGTCGTCTGAGCGATATCGACTTGGCTTCCAGGAAGGCCGAGGAAGCAT CCTTGAGAAGGTATGAAGCAGCGAGGTGGCTACGAAAGACGGTTGGCGTTGTGGGGGGTAAAGATTTGCCGGCTGAGCCTTCTGAAGAAGATTTCCGGCTTGGATTGCGGAGTGGAATAATCCTTTGCAATGTTCTTAACAAGGTTCAACCCGGAGCAGTGCCAAAG GTAGTTGAAGGCCCTTGTGACTCCGTTATTATTCCCGATGGGGCAGCTCTATCAGCGTATCAGTACTTCGAAAATGTTAGAAACTTCCGTGTGGCTGTGGAGGAAATGGGTCTTCCAACCTTTGAAGCTTCCGATTTGGAACAG GGAGGGAAATCTGCGAGGATTGTGAACTGCGTTCTAGCATTGAAATCATATTATGAGTGGAAACAAGGAGGTGGAATTGGATCATGGAAATATGGTGGAGCTTTGAAACCACCTGCCTGCGGGAAATACTTCTTGCTGAAAAATTCAGAACCCTTTTCAAGGACCTTATCATGGGGCGAAAAGCCACACGAAAGTTTGTCCTGTGAAGATCTCTATGAAGCA AGTTCCTCTCATTCTTTACATGCGCTAGTATGTGAAGTGCTTTCGGACAAGAGGCAAGAAGACATACCAATC ATTGTGGAAAATTTGCTGAGTAAAGTCATGGAGGAGTTTGAGCATCGGTTAGCTAGCCAAGGCGAACTG ATGAAAACAACTTCCAAAGATATGATGTTGTCCGGCCCTGATAGACCTCTTTCTGACTGTGCCTCTGAATGTGCTTCTGGTGATATGAAG ATTGAAGAGAACGCTGCCTCTGAAAACAAAGAGGAGGAAATATACAACCATGACGAGGGATCAAAAAGTCAGTCTCGAAAGCAGATAACATTGGTTGACCGACAACAGAAAGATATTCAG GAACTGAAACATACTCTATACGATACAAAAGCAGGAATGAAGCTTCTACAAATGAGGTACCGGCAGGAGTTCAACAACCTAG GCAAGCACCTCCATGGTTTGGCTTCTGCAGCAACAGGATACCAGAAGGTTCTTGAAGAAAATCGCAAGTTATACAATCAAGTGCAGGATTTGAAAG GTAATATAAGGGTATACTGTCGAGTGCGGCCCTTCTTGCCCGGGCAATCAAACCGGGCCAGTAGCTATGATCACATAGATGACAGAAGTCTTAAGATTATCACCCCTTCCAAATATGGCAAAGAGGGAAGGAAATCTTTCACTTTCAACAAAGTTTTTGGTCCTTTTTCAACCCAAG AGGAGGTATTTTCAGACACGCAGCCTCTGATTCGGTCTGTTCTCGATGGTTACAATGTCTGTATATTTGCTTATGGCCAAACCGGATCAGGGAAAACTTTTACAATG ACTGGACCGAAGGATATTACAGAGGAAAGTCGAGGTGTAAATTACAGAGCACTCAGTGATTTGTTTTATCTCTCAGAACAGAGAAAGGACACCATTTGTTATGAAATTTCTGTTCAGATGCTTGAAATTTACAATGAGCAAGTCAAGGATCTCCTGGCGGTGGAGGGTTCTAGCAAACG ATTAGAAATTCGCAACAGTTCTCAGAACGGAATTAATGTACCTGAGGCGAACCTTGTTCCTGTTTCATCGACATTTGATGTTATATATTTGATGAACCTTGGGCATAAGAATCGTTCAGTGAGTGCAACAGCCATGAATGACCGGAGTAGTAGATCGCACAG TTGCTTGACAGTTCATGTTCACGGAAGAGACCTGACATCGGGAAGCATTCTCCGGGGTTGTATGCATCTAGTTGACTTGGCAGGAAGTGAGAGAGTTGACAAATCTGAGGTGACGGGAGACAGATTAAAGGAGGCACAACATATTAACAAATCTCTCTCAGCTTTAGGAGACGTCATTGCCTCTCTTGCTCAAAAGAACGCACACGTTCCTTACAGAAACAGTAAACTCACACAGCTGCTCCAAGACTCACTCG GAGGGCAAGCGAAGACGCTCATGTTTGTTCATATCAGCCCTGAGCCTGACGCTCTCGGAGAGACACTTAGTACACTCAAGTTTGCAGAAAGGGTTTCTACAGTTGAACTTGGTGCCGCCCGAGTTAACAAAGACAATGCAGATGTAAAAGAGCTCAAAGAACAG ATTGCTACACTTAAGGCAGCCTTAGCAAGGAAGGAAAGCGAGGGAGCGCGAGCGCAACTTAAATATTCACAATCCATGAGTCCAGAAAGATCCAGAATCAAGTCTGCTGGGTCTTCCCCTTTGCATTCTAATTGGAAAAGCACCGGAGATTTGTCTGGGGCTTCCATGCAAGCAGCAGATGATTTTGGAAACACAGAG GTTCGCAAATTTTCTGCATTGAAGCCAAAAAGGCGAAGTTTAGATCTTCAAGATATGATGACACAAGGGCGTTCGCCTCCCTGGCCACCCACTAATAATGAAGGACTAAATGTAAAGGAGGAAGCCGATAAGGATTCAGTACTCTCTGGAGATTGGGTTGATAAGGTCATGGTGAACAAACATGAAGGTGCAAATAGAGAAGAGAATCTATTAGGAAGTTGGGATATGGACAACAGACAGTTGCCGGAGATGTTTGGTCCAAGTAGCCTCCCTGACCCTCCGAAGTTATACATGGAACCACATTTTGGAAAGTTAACGGCGAGCAAAGAGGACAGCCCAGACAATGAAGCACAAAGGAGTCGGAATGAGATGGCCAACACCGATGACTCTGATGATCAACTTGATGCTGCAACTAGTGATTGTTCAGAGCCAGACATGCTTTGGCAACAAAACCTTCTGAAACCTACCTGCATTCCAAATGGATTGGGATCAAAAGCGAAGAAAACTAATTCAAGGCCAATAAGGAGCccggaaactag GAGCATGATTCCATCATTGATTCCTTCGCCATCACGGAAACCACCCAATGGGGTGAGCCAACCTCTGCACAGGACCGCAAGTGGAAGGATCGGTGAAGGGAAGCGAAGACCTGGGAGTGCAAAGTAA
- the LOC137722775 gene encoding probable protein phosphatase 2C 5 codes for MSQIEVSAMKSPLIPLATLIGQELRGEEVEKPYLKYGQAGLAKKGEDYFLIKTDCQRIHSDPSTTFSVFAIFDGHNGISAAIFTKENLLANVLSAIPQGISRHEWLLALPRALVAGFVKTDIEFQQKGETSGTTVTFVVIDGWTVTAASVGDSRCILDTQGGVVSLLTVDHRLEENEEERERVTASGGEVGRLNVFGGNEVGPLRCWPGGLCLSRSIGDTDVGEYIVPIPHVKQVKLSNAGGRLIIASDGIWDALSSDMAAKSCRGLPAELAAKMVVKEALRSRGLKDDTTCVVVDIIPSGHPVLPPTPMKKPNMLASLIFGKKSQNSVNKTNKLSAIGVVEELFEEGSAMLDERLGKDSPVDANSGIFRCAVCQVDQPPVEGLSVNSGSFFSPASKPWEGPFLCAKCQTKKDAMEGKRLTRPTVVL; via the exons ATGAGCCAGATTGAAGTATCGGCGATGAAATCTCCTCTCATCCCACTTGCGACTCTGATTGGTCAGGAGCTTAGGggtgaagaagttgagaaacCTTATTTGAAGTATGGCCAGGCTGGTTTGGCGAAGAAAGGAGAAGATTACTTTCTTATAAAAACTGACTGCCAAAGAATTCATTCGGATCCGTCAACAACATTTTCTGTCTTTGCG ATTTTTGATGGGCATAACGGTATATCAGCTGCTATTTTTACAAAGGAGAATTTATTGGCTAATGTTTTGAGTGCCATTCCGCAAGGAATCAGTAGGCATGAATGGCTGCTTGCCCTTCCTCGGGCGCTGGTTGCAGGATTTGTCAAAACTGATATAGAATTTCAGCAGAAAG GGGAAACTTCTGGTACAACGGTGACTTTTGTTGTGATCGATGGTTGGACTGTGACTGCTGCATCTGTTGGGGATTCTCGATGCATATTGGACACCCAGGGAGGTGTTGTTTCACTCTTGACTGTTGATCACAGgctggaagaaaatgaagaagagaGGGAGCGAGTTACTGCCAGTGGGGGTGAAGTAGGAAGGCTAAATGTTTTTGGGGGCAATGAG GTTGGTCCCCTCCGCTGCTGGCCTGGTGGATTGTGCCTTTCTAGGTCAATTGGTGACACAGATGTGGGAGAATACATTGTCCCAATaccacatgtcaagcaagtgaAG CTTTCAAATGCTGGGGGAAGACTTATAATAGCTTCTGATGGCATCTGGGATGCTTTGTCTTCCGATATGGCGGCAAAGTCATGTCGAGGATTGCCTGCAGAGCTTGCTGCAAAGATGGTCGTTAAG GAGGCTCTGAGGTCAAGGGGACTGAAAGATGATACAACCTGCGTAGTTGTTGACATAATCCCTTCAGGTCATCCTGTCTTACCTCCAACACCGATGAAGAAACCAAACATGCTTGCTTCACTTATCTTTGGGAAGAAAAGTCAGAATTCTGTGAACAAAACAAATAAGCTTTCTGCTATCGGAGTTGTAGAAGAGTTGTTTGAAGAAGGTTCAGCAATGCTTGATGAAAG GTTGGGGAAGGATTCTCCTGTGGATGCAAATTCTGGGATTTTCCGATGCGCAGTCTGCCAAGTGGATCAGCCCCCAGTAGAAGGTTTATCGGTAAACTCTGGGTCTTTCTTCTCCCCAGCATCAAAGCCATGGGAAGGCCCCTTCCTCTGCGCAAAGTGTCAGACCAAGAAAGACGCCATGGAAGGGAAAAGACTAACCAGACCTACTGTGGTCTTGTAG
- the LOC137722152 gene encoding wall-associated receptor kinase-like 20, translated as MALKSFVFMVVSLVITIKTFHVSTLGACPKCGNMEVPYPFSTDDTCGDSRYKLYCNNNGVLEFQSAEGFSYKVLSIDLAAQKLIIKPPDLVQDDDMCRTTDFSSEGLRLDENLPFNVSTRNTVILLNCSDNLLRSPLNCSSNSLCRVFEGKMLEGRNNACKSRLCCHYLKDSHMTSYMIRVRVGGCTAYTSVVDIQPQDPADKWNYGIELQWMPPN; from the coding sequence ATGGCTTTGAAATCTTTTGTGTTCATGGTCGTGAGCCTCGTGATCACCATCAAAACATTCCATGTTTCAACTCTTGGTGCTTGCCCTAAATGTGGCAACATGGAAGTTCCATACCCTTTTAGCACAGACGACACGTGCGGGGACTCAAGGTATAAACTCTACTGCAACAACAATGGAGTTCTTGAGTTCCAGTCAGCTGAAGGCTTCAGCTACAAGGTCCTAAGCATTGACCTAGCTGCTCAGAAGCTCATCATAAAACCACCTGATCTCGTACAGGATGACGACATGTGTCGCACTACTGATTTCTCTTCAGAAGGTCTGAGACTTGACGAAAACTTGCCCTTCAACGTGTCTACCCGGAACACCGTCATACTGCTCAACTGCTCGGACAATCTTCTCCGATCGCCTCTCAACTGTTCCTCAAACAGTCTCTGTAGGGTTTTTGAGGGTAAAATGTTGGAGGGGAGGAATAATGCATGCAAAAGCAGGCTGTGCTGCCATTACTTGAAAGACTCGCACATGACGTCGTACatgattagggttagggttggaGGGTGCACTGCTTATACTTCTGTGGTCGATATTCAACCCCAAGATCCTGCTGATAAATGGAACTATGGCATTGAGCTGCAGTGGATGCCTCCTAACTGA
- the LOC137722345 gene encoding single-stranded DNA-binding protein, mitochondrial-like → MSSVAARFVKFLRVSVPSSPTSSLAVGVQRSSKLWFSSTPSDSDIGNDDTKNNVAEDDFDDFIGAKKDVNLQPQGVDPRRGWGFRGVHKAIICGKVGQAPVQKILRNGRTVTIFTVGTGGMFDQRVMGAKDLPRPAQWHRIAVHNDALGAYAVKQLVKNASIYVEGDIETRVYNDSINGEVKHIPEICIRHDGKLRLIKTGESISSISLDDLREDLL, encoded by the exons ATGAGTTCAGTCGCTGCCAGATTCGTCAAGTTTTTGAGGGTCTCCGTTCCTTCCTCGCCTACATCCTCActtg CAGTGGGTGTGCAAAGAAGCTCAAAGTTGTGGTTCTCGAGCACCCCGTCTGATTCTGACATTGGCAACGATGACACAAAGAACAATGTGGCAGAAGATGATTTTGATGACTTTATTGGTGCGAAGAAAGATGTGAATTTGCAACCCCAAGGTGTTGATCCCAGGAGGGGATGGGGATTTCGTGGTGTGCACAAG GCAATTATCTGTGGAAAAGTTGGGCAAGCCCCTGTGCAAAAGATCTTGAGGAATGGTCGAACTGTAACCATCTTCACGGTTGGGACGGGAGGCATGTTCGACCAAAGGGTAATGGGAGCAAAGGACTTGCCAAGACCTGCTCAATGGCATCGAATTGCTGTGCATAATGATGCACTTGGGGCTTATGCGGTTAAACAATTGGTTAAGAA TGCATCAATTTATGTCGAGGGTGACATTGAAACTAGAGTTTACAATGACAGCATCAATGGTGAAGTGAAACATATTCCAGAGATATGTATTCGTCACGATG GGAAGCTTCGTCTTATAAAGACCGGAGAAAGCATCAGCAGTATATCCTTGGATGATCTGC GAGAAGATTTGCTTTAG
- the LOC137722344 gene encoding eukaryotic translation initiation factor 3 subunit A-like, producing MANFAKPENALKRAEELINVGQKQDALQSLHDLITSKRYRAWQKPLEKIMFKYVELCVELRKGRFAKDGLIQYRIICQQVNVSSLEEVIKHFMHLSTEKAEQARTQAEALEEALDVDDLEADKRPEDLMLSYVSGEKGKDRSDREVVTPWFKFLWETYRTVLEILRNNSKLEALYAMTAHRAFQFCKQYKRTTEFRRLCEIIRNHLANLNKYRDQRDRPDLSAPESLQLYLDTRFEQLKMATELELWQEAFRSVEDIHGLMCMVKKTPKASLMVVYYAKLTEIFWISASHLNHAYAWFKLFTLQKNFNKNLSQKDLQLIASSVVLAALSVPPYDQTRAASHLELENEKERNLRMANLIGFNLEPRVDRGDVLSRSALLSELVSKGVLSCATQEVKDLYHLVEHEFLPLDLAIKMQPLLTKISKLGGKLSSASSVPEVQLSQYVPALEKLGTLRLLQQVSQVYQIMKIECLSQMIPFYDFSAVEKIYVDAVKHNFIAMKVDHMKGVMLFGNLGLESDGLRDHLTNLAKSLNKARSMMYLPVKGVSKLAEILPSLADTVDKEHKRLLARKSIIEKRKEDQERQLLEMEREEESKRLKLQKITEAAEQKRLAEEAEQRKNQRILKEIEEKEIDEAQKLLHEVRSKKKGKKHILDGEKVTKATLMELALSEQLRERQEMEKKLLKLGKTMDYLERAKREESAPLIEAAYQQRLVEEQLLHEREQTLEVELSQQRHEGDLKEKNRLSRMMDNKTIFQERVLHRRHEEYERRRAEREEQISQLIWARKQERDAKRKKIFFVRSEEERLRKLREEEEARKREEAERKRKEEAERKAKLDDIAEKQRQRERELEEKERLRKEALFGKPAEVPRPVEPRAEPAIAPPAAAAAAAPAPGKYVPRHLRQRGAEAPGQAPPEPDRRGSRPDDRLPPSSGSWRSGSDERRPTLGSSGAKWSSSRGPTR from the exons ATGGCGAATTTTGCAAAACCGGAGAATGCATTGAAGCGAGCGGAAG AGTTGATCAATGTTGGGCAGAAGCAAGATGCATTACAGTCGCTTCATGATCTTATCACTTCAAAGAGATACAGAGCTTGGCAAAAACCACTTGAAAAGATCATGTTCAAATATGTAGAGCTTTGTGTTGAATTGCGCAAGGGTAGATTCGCCAAAGATGGTCTCATCCAATACCGTATTATATGCCAGCAAGTTAATGTTAGTTCTCTGGAAGAAGTTATCAAGCATTTCATGCATCTATCTACTGAGAAAGCCGAGCAGGCGCGTACTCAGGCCGAAGCCCTTGAAGAAGCACTTGATGTCGACGACCTTGAAGCTGATAAAAGGCCAGAAGATCTGATGCTGAGCTATGTCAGTGGTgagaaaggaaaagataggTCTGATCGTGAAGTTGTTACTCCCTGGTTCAAGTTTCTGTGGGAAACTTACAGGACAGTACTGGAGATCTTGCGAAATAACTCAAAGTTGGAAGCTCTTTACGCG ATGACGGCACATCGAGCATTCCAGTTCTGCAAACAATATAAGAGAACGACAGAGTTTCGTAGGTTATGTGAAATCATCAGGAACCATCTTGCGAATCTGAACAAATATAGAGATCAAAGGGACCGACCTGACCTGTCTGCACCTGAGAGTTTGCAGCTGTATTTGGACACGAGATTTGAGCAGTTGAAGATGGCCACCGAGCTTGAACTGTGGCAG GAAGCGTTTCGTTCCGTTGAAGATATTCATGGCTTGATGTGCATGGTCAAGAAAACACCTAAAGCGTCCTTGATGGTGGTTTATTATGCCAAATTGACAGAGATCTTTTGGATTTCAGCTAGCCATCTTAATCATGCTTATGCATGGTTCAAGCTTTTTACACTGCAAAAGAACTTTAACAAGAACCTTAGCCAGAAGGATTTGCAACTGATAGCATCATCTGTAGTTTTGGCTGCACTATCAGTTCCACCCTATGATCAAACACGTGCTGCATCGCATTTGGAACTTGAAAATGAGAAAGAACGCAATTTGAGAATGGCTAATCTCATCGGGTTTAATCTTGAACCAAGAGTTGACAGAGGAGATGTG CTGTCAAGATCAGCTCTTCTCTCAGAATTG GTCTCAAAGGGTGTGTTGAGCTGTGCAACCCAGGAAGTTAAAGATCTTTACCATCTCGTGGAGCATGAATTCCTACCCCTAGATCTTGCTATAAAGATGCAACCATTGTTGACCAAAATCTCAAAACTTGGGGGTAAGCTGTCTTCAGCATCTTCTGTTCCAGAAGTGCAACTGTCTCAATATGTTCCTGCCCTTGAAAAGCTTGGTACTCTGAGGTTGCTCCAGCAG GTCTCCCAAGTGTATCAGATAATGAAGATTGAATGTCTATCTCAGATGATCCCATTTTACGACTTTTCTGCTGTTGAGAAGATTTATGTGGATGCTGTTAAACATAACTTCATAGCTATGAAAGTTGACCATATGAAGGGTGTTATGTTGTTTGGTAACTTG GGTCTGGAATCTGATGGGCTTAGAGACCACCTGACTAATCTTGCCAAGTCTCTAAATAAGGCTAGGTCTATGATGTACCTTCCAGTTAAGGGAGTGTCAAAACTAGCTGAAATTCTGCCTTCTTTAGCTGATACTGTTGATAAGGAACACAAAAGGCTTCTTGCTAGGAAATCAATCATCGAGAAAAGGAAGGAAGACCAAGAACGTCAGCTTCTGGAAATG GAACGTGAGGAAGAGTCTAAGAGGCTCAAACTACAGAAAATAACTGAAGCAGCAGAACAGAAGAGGCTTGCTGAAGAAGCAGAACAAAGGAAGAATCAAAGGATCCTAAAGGAAATAGAGGAGAAAGAAATTGATGAAGCACAGAAGCTCCTTCACGAAGTACGCagtaaaaagaaaggaaagaaacacATTTTGGATGGA GAAAAGGTGACCAAGGCAACTTTAATGGAGTTGGCCCTGAGCGAACAGCTCAGGGAGAGGCAAGAAATGGAGAAGAAGTTACTAAAACTTGGGAAAACAATGGACTACTTGGAAAGAGCAAAAAGAGAAGAGTCTGCTCCTCTAATTGAAGCTGCATATCAACAACGTTTAGTTGAAGAGCAGTTGCTTCATGAGCGCGAACAAACG CTGGAAGTTGAGCTGAGCCAACAGCGCCATGAAGGAGATCTGAAGGAGAAGAATAGGCTGTCACGGATGATGGACAATAAG ACTATCTTCCAGGAAAGGGTGTTGCATCGTAGGCATGAAGAATACGAGAGGAGGAGGGCAGAGAGAGAGGAACAGATTAGCCAACTGATTTGGGCCAGGAAGCAAGAGAGGGATGCCAAGAGAAAGAAGATATTCTTCGTGCGGTCTGAAGAGGAGAGACTGAGGAAGCTtcgtgaagaagaggaagcgCGCAAACGTGAAG AAGCTGAGAGGAAAAGAAAGGAGGAGGCGGAGCGCAAGGCCAAACTGGATGACATAGCTGAAAAACAGAGGCAAAGAGAGAGGGAactggaagaaaaagaaaggctaAGGAAAGAAGCACTTTTTGGGAAACCAGCTGAGGTTCCTAGGCCTGTTGAGCCACGTGCGGAGCCCGCTATTGCTcctcctgctgctgctgctgctgctgcaccTGCTCCTGGGAAATATGTACCCAGACACCTTCGACAAAGGGGAGCTGAGGCACCCGGGCAGGCTCCTCCAGAGCCTGACCGAAGGGGAAGCAGGCCAGATGACCGCCTACCACCTTCAAGTGGTAGTTGGCGCAGCGGCAGCGATGAGCGCAGACCCACCCTTGGTAGCAGTGGCGCAAAGTGGTCTTCATCCAGGGGTCCAACCCGCTGA